The following are encoded in a window of Patescibacteria group bacterium genomic DNA:
- a CDS encoding type II secretion system protein has protein sequence MRKQRGFTLIELLVVIAIIGLLSTLAVVALNNARQKSRDAKRVSDIKQVQTALELYYNDANSYPTAGAVVFGTGSISYSGTTYMAVLPSNPSPRNDGSCPDANYVYTQDGSGSSYHITYCLGGATGGLTAGTKQATPAGIAN, from the coding sequence ATGAGAAAACAAAGAGGTTTTACTTTAATTGAGTTATTGGTCGTTATCGCCATCATTGGCTTATTGTCAACTTTGGCCGTGGTAGCCCTGAATAACGCCAGGCAAAAATCAAGAGACGCCAAGCGGGTATCTGACATAAAACAGGTTCAAACAGCTCTTGAGCTCTATTATAACGACGCCAATTCATATCCAACAGCAGGAGCAGTGGTTTTTGGCACAGGTTCAATCTCCTATAGTGGCACCACCTACATGGCAGTTCTACCAAGCAATCCTTCTCCGAGAAACGACGGTAGTTGCCCGGACGCCAATTATGTTTATACGCAGGACGGCAGCGGCTCTTCTTACCACATTACTTATTGCCTTGGCGGAGCAACCGGCGGTTTGACTGCCGGCACCAAGCAAGCCACTCCGGCCGGAATTGCTAATTAG